A portion of the Thunnus albacares chromosome 5, fThuAlb1.1, whole genome shotgun sequence genome contains these proteins:
- the eno1a gene encoding enolase 1a, (alpha) isoform X3, whose translation MLDMDGTENKSKFGANAILGVSLAVCKAGAAEKGVPLYRHIADLAGNPEVILPVPAFNVINGGSHAGNKLAMQEFMILPVGASSFKDAMRIGAEVYHNLKNVIKEKYGKDATNVGDEGGFAPNILENKEALELLKNAIGKAGYTDKIVIGMDVAASEFYKGGKYDLDFKSPDDPSRYISSDKLADLYKGFVKDYPVVSIEDPFDQDDWEAWSKFTASTSIQVVGDDLTVTNPKRIAKGVAEKSCNCLLLKVNQIGSVTESLQACKMAQSSGWGVMVSHRSGETEDTFIADLVVGLCTGQIKTGAPCRSERLAKYNQLLRIEEELGDKARFAGQNFRHPI comes from the exons ATGCTGGACATGGATGGCACAGAAAACAAGT CTAAGTTTGGTGCTAATGCCATCCTGGGCGTCTCCCTGGCTGTGTGCAAGGCTGGTGCAGCAGAGAAGGGCGTACCCCTCTACCGCCACATTGCTGACCTCGCTGGCAACCCTGAAGTCATCCTCCCTGTGCCT GCTTTCAATGTCATCAACGGTGGCTCACATGCAGGCAACAAGCTGGCCATGCAGGAGTTCATGATCCTGCCTGTGGGAGCCAGCAGCTTCAAGGACGCCATGCGTATTGGTGCTGAGGTTTACCACAACCTGAAGAATGTCATCAAGGAGAAATATGGCAAGGATGCCACCAACGTCGGAGATGAGGGAGGCTTCGCACCCAACATCCTGGAGAACAAGGAAG ctCTGGAGCTGCTGAAGAATGCCATTGGCAAGGCCGGCTACACCGACAAGATTGTCATCGGCATGGATGTGGCCGCCTCTGAGTTCTACAAGGGTGGAAAGTACGACCTGGACTTCAAATCACCCGACGACCCTAGCCGCTACATCTCCTCTGACAAGCTGGCTGACCTCTACAAGGGCTTTGTCAAAGATTACCCAG TGGTGTCCATTGAGGATCCCTTTGACCAGGATGACTGGGAGGCGTGGAGCAAATTCACAGCCAGCACCAGCATCCAGGTGGTCGGCGATGACCTCACTGTCACCAACCCCAAACGTATTGCCAAGGGTGTGGCCGAGAAGTCCTGCAACTGCCTGCTGCTCAAAGTCAACCAGATCGGCTCCGTTACAGAGTCCCTGCAGGC CTGCAAGATGGCCCAGAGCAGCGGCTGGGGTGTGATGGTCAGCCATCGCTCTGGAGAGACAGAGGACACCTTCATCGCTGACCTTGTGGTCGGTCTCTGCACTGGACAG ATCAAGACAGGTGCACCTTGCCGATCTGAGCGCTTGGCCAAGTACAACCAgctgctcag GATTGAAGAGGAGCTCGGCGACAAGGCCCGTTTTGCCGGCCAGAACTTCAGGCACCCCATCTGA
- the eno1a gene encoding enolase 1a, (alpha) isoform X2: MSILKIHAREIFDSRGNPTVEVDLYTKKGLFRAAVPSGASTGIYEALELRDNDKTRYMGKGVKRAVKYINEFLAPALCNQDVTVIEQEKIDKLMLDMDGTENKSKFGANAILGVSLAVCKAGAAEKGVPLYRHIADLAGNPEVILPVPAFNVINGGSHAGNKLAMQEFMILPVGASSFKDAMRIGAEVYHNLKNVIKEKYGKDATNVGDEGGFAPNILENKEALELLKNAIGKAGYTDKIVIGMDVAASEFYKGGKYDLDFKSPDDPSRYISSDKLADLYKGFVKDYPVVSIEDPFDQDDWEAWSKFTASTSIQVVGDDLTVTNPKRIAKGVAEKSCNCLLLKVNQIGSVTESLQACKMAQSSGWGVMVSHRSGETEDTFIADLVVGLCTGQIKTGAPCRSERLAKYNQLLRIEEELGDKARFAGQNFRHPI, encoded by the exons ATGTCCATCCTGAAGATCCACGCTCGTGAGATTTTTGACTCCCGTGGCAACCCCACCGTGGAGGTCGACCTGTACACCAAGAAAG GTCTTTTCAGAGCTGCAGTGCCCAGCGGTGCTTCCACAGGTATCTATGAGGCTCTTGAGCTCCGTGACAATGACAAGACACGCTACATGGGCAAAG GAGTCAAAAGAGcagttaaatatataaatgaattcTTGGCCCCTGCATTGTGTAACCAG GACGTGACTGTCATCGAGCAGGAGAAGATCGACAAGCTGATGCTGGACATGGATGGCACAGAAAACAAGT CTAAGTTTGGTGCTAATGCCATCCTGGGCGTCTCCCTGGCTGTGTGCAAGGCTGGTGCAGCAGAGAAGGGCGTACCCCTCTACCGCCACATTGCTGACCTCGCTGGCAACCCTGAAGTCATCCTCCCTGTGCCT GCTTTCAATGTCATCAACGGTGGCTCACATGCAGGCAACAAGCTGGCCATGCAGGAGTTCATGATCCTGCCTGTGGGAGCCAGCAGCTTCAAGGACGCCATGCGTATTGGTGCTGAGGTTTACCACAACCTGAAGAATGTCATCAAGGAGAAATATGGCAAGGATGCCACCAACGTCGGAGATGAGGGAGGCTTCGCACCCAACATCCTGGAGAACAAGGAAG ctCTGGAGCTGCTGAAGAATGCCATTGGCAAGGCCGGCTACACCGACAAGATTGTCATCGGCATGGATGTGGCCGCCTCTGAGTTCTACAAGGGTGGAAAGTACGACCTGGACTTCAAATCACCCGACGACCCTAGCCGCTACATCTCCTCTGACAAGCTGGCTGACCTCTACAAGGGCTTTGTCAAAGATTACCCAG TGGTGTCCATTGAGGATCCCTTTGACCAGGATGACTGGGAGGCGTGGAGCAAATTCACAGCCAGCACCAGCATCCAGGTGGTCGGCGATGACCTCACTGTCACCAACCCCAAACGTATTGCCAAGGGTGTGGCCGAGAAGTCCTGCAACTGCCTGCTGCTCAAAGTCAACCAGATCGGCTCCGTTACAGAGTCCCTGCAGGC CTGCAAGATGGCCCAGAGCAGCGGCTGGGGTGTGATGGTCAGCCATCGCTCTGGAGAGACAGAGGACACCTTCATCGCTGACCTTGTGGTCGGTCTCTGCACTGGACAG ATCAAGACAGGTGCACCTTGCCGATCTGAGCGCTTGGCCAAGTACAACCAgctgctcag GATTGAAGAGGAGCTCGGCGACAAGGCCCGTTTTGCCGGCCAGAACTTCAGGCACCCCATCTGA
- the eno1a gene encoding enolase 1a, (alpha) isoform X1, whose amino-acid sequence MSILKIHAREIFDSRGNPTVEVDLYTKKGLFRAAVPSGASTGIYEALELRDNDKTRYMGKGVSKAVEHINKTIAPALVSKDVTVIEQEKIDKLMLDMDGTENKSKFGANAILGVSLAVCKAGAAEKGVPLYRHIADLAGNPEVILPVPAFNVINGGSHAGNKLAMQEFMILPVGASSFKDAMRIGAEVYHNLKNVIKEKYGKDATNVGDEGGFAPNILENKEALELLKNAIGKAGYTDKIVIGMDVAASEFYKGGKYDLDFKSPDDPSRYISSDKLADLYKGFVKDYPVVSIEDPFDQDDWEAWSKFTASTSIQVVGDDLTVTNPKRIAKGVAEKSCNCLLLKVNQIGSVTESLQACKMAQSSGWGVMVSHRSGETEDTFIADLVVGLCTGQIKTGAPCRSERLAKYNQLLRIEEELGDKARFAGQNFRHPI is encoded by the exons ATGTCCATCCTGAAGATCCACGCTCGTGAGATTTTTGACTCCCGTGGCAACCCCACCGTGGAGGTCGACCTGTACACCAAGAAAG GTCTTTTCAGAGCTGCAGTGCCCAGCGGTGCTTCCACAGGTATCTATGAGGCTCTTGAGCTCCGTGACAATGACAAGACACGCTACATGGGCAAAG GTGTCTCAAAAGCTGTTGAGCATATCAATAAAACAATTGCACCTGCACTGGTTAGCAAG GACGTGACTGTCATCGAGCAGGAGAAGATCGACAAGCTGATGCTGGACATGGATGGCACAGAAAACAAGT CTAAGTTTGGTGCTAATGCCATCCTGGGCGTCTCCCTGGCTGTGTGCAAGGCTGGTGCAGCAGAGAAGGGCGTACCCCTCTACCGCCACATTGCTGACCTCGCTGGCAACCCTGAAGTCATCCTCCCTGTGCCT GCTTTCAATGTCATCAACGGTGGCTCACATGCAGGCAACAAGCTGGCCATGCAGGAGTTCATGATCCTGCCTGTGGGAGCCAGCAGCTTCAAGGACGCCATGCGTATTGGTGCTGAGGTTTACCACAACCTGAAGAATGTCATCAAGGAGAAATATGGCAAGGATGCCACCAACGTCGGAGATGAGGGAGGCTTCGCACCCAACATCCTGGAGAACAAGGAAG ctCTGGAGCTGCTGAAGAATGCCATTGGCAAGGCCGGCTACACCGACAAGATTGTCATCGGCATGGATGTGGCCGCCTCTGAGTTCTACAAGGGTGGAAAGTACGACCTGGACTTCAAATCACCCGACGACCCTAGCCGCTACATCTCCTCTGACAAGCTGGCTGACCTCTACAAGGGCTTTGTCAAAGATTACCCAG TGGTGTCCATTGAGGATCCCTTTGACCAGGATGACTGGGAGGCGTGGAGCAAATTCACAGCCAGCACCAGCATCCAGGTGGTCGGCGATGACCTCACTGTCACCAACCCCAAACGTATTGCCAAGGGTGTGGCCGAGAAGTCCTGCAACTGCCTGCTGCTCAAAGTCAACCAGATCGGCTCCGTTACAGAGTCCCTGCAGGC CTGCAAGATGGCCCAGAGCAGCGGCTGGGGTGTGATGGTCAGCCATCGCTCTGGAGAGACAGAGGACACCTTCATCGCTGACCTTGTGGTCGGTCTCTGCACTGGACAG ATCAAGACAGGTGCACCTTGCCGATCTGAGCGCTTGGCCAAGTACAACCAgctgctcag GATTGAAGAGGAGCTCGGCGACAAGGCCCGTTTTGCCGGCCAGAACTTCAGGCACCCCATCTGA